The following is a genomic window from Bacteroidales bacterium.
CAAAGCAAAAAATGCATCATATCTGTAAAGGCGGTAGTTGATCCCGAATACATCAAGTGTTTTCTGGAAACCGTTTGTGCCCGATTCATCCCAGTTGCAGCCTACAGTTACCGGACGGGTATTATCCTCCGATTTGATAATATTCTTAAGACTCTCCGACAGGGCAGGATTATTCTGGTCGCCCACCTCGTTTCCGGAGCTGTACATAAATACCGATGGATGATTTCTGTCGCGGCGTACCATTGCTCTCAGATCCTCATCGTGCCATGAATAGAACAGAAGATTATAATCTTTCCGTTTTTTTGGTGTCTTCCATGTATCGAAAGCCTCAACCTGTACAAGCATACCCATCTTATCGCAAAGGTCTAGGAGCTCAGGTGCCGGAGGATTATGACTCGTCCTGATGGCATTGCCGCCCATCTCTTTCAGAATCTCAATCTGCCTCTCTGCAGCCCGCACATTGAATGCAGCTCCCAGGGCACCCAGATCGTGGTGATTACAAACACCTTTTATTTCAACTTTCTTACCGTTAAGAAGAAATCCGTCACGGGCTGTGAAATTCAGCGTCCTGAAACCGAAATTGGTTTCATACCTGTCAAGAATCACCGAACCTTTTGAAACAGTAACTTCAACGCAGTACAGTTCAGGATTCTCAAGATCCCACAGAACAGGCTGTTTAACAGGAATATCGAGTCTGAAAATATGATCTTTCGATGAAGTTATAGTAGCATTTGCAGTTGTTGACACTGCAACAGGAGTTGCTATCCGATCAAATCTGTTATCTAGTTTATAAACAGTTGCTTTCAGAGTGACAGGTACTGCTTCAGTACTGTGACTCTCAACCTCTGCACTTACGCTGAGCACGGCTGACTCTTTCTTTATTTCCGGAGTAGTGGCGAATAGTCCGTTATGCGAAATATGTACCTGTGAAGTTTTTACAAGCCATACATTCCTGTAAATTCCGGCACCCGGATACCATCTCGAATCCCAGCTTTTTGTGTCGAGCCGTACAGCAATTATGTTTTCTTTTCCTGCTAAAATATATGGAGTAAGATCGAGTCTGAAAGAAGTATAGCCGTACGGCCATTCCCCGACATATTTTCCGTTCAGCCACACCTTAGCATAGGCCATGGCTCCGTCGAAATCGATATATATTCTCTTATCCTTATCATTTTCACTTATATTGAAATGTTTTCTGTACCAGCCAATCCCTTTCCATGGTAATAATCCTGTATTGTTCTCCAGCGAATCATTGAAGGGACCCTCAATAGCCCAGTCGTGGGGCAGATCGAGCGACCTCCAGCCGTTATCATTTACAGCAGGCATCTGCAGGTCGGCGGGTTCTTTATCAGTTGCAGCCGCTTCATTAAATGCATTAAAATATTTTGTGAATTTCCATCCGTCGTTAAACGATTCACGCGACCGAGGCGAATCCTGTGCAAGTAATGTCACACTAAAACAAAGTGTTACAAATGCTGTCATCATAACCAGTAAAAGTTGCTTTTTCATATGTTCGGGAGTTATAAATTTTGACTAAAATAAGCAAATGGAGGGGAATTAAAGCGGTGAATTATCATTATTCTAATCCTGCAAAATCTATCAGTGGCTGTTTCCCTGTGGAAGGTCGTGTAAAGATCTGATCCATATTGGTTTTATCGCTGAAGAAACCGCAGTTACGGAGGAAAAACATGCCATTTTCAGAACCGCCTGAATAGTCAATCCGCGATTCTTTCCTTGCAGTTGCATCTGCTGTGAATTTAACGCCGGTAAGTTCGAACCATTTACCTTCCCTGTCCTGTATCCACTGATTTGAATAATAACCCTTTCTTTCGAGCGGACCTGTATCAGGCATGAAGTTTTCGAGGAAGGAGTAAAGACTCTTCAGGTAGTTGTTTGTTTTTGGACGGCGGAAACTTGCTATCAGTTCCCATTTACCTGTTTCAGGTGCAAAAAAGTATGCAGTATAATCGGTTGAATTATTAACAGATGGCTCTCCCTTCAGCAGGAATCGATATGTATTACCTGCTTTCCAGAAATACTTTCGGTAACTCTGTCCTCCGGAGCCTTCGTTTCCAAACTCTTTGGTTATTACATCAGCGCCTTTTTTGAGCAGGATTATCTTGTATTCATCAGGGATCTCGCCCGGATTATCTGTTTTATAAGGACTCCACACAGAGAAAAGGATCCTTCTTTCTGTTTCAGAGTTGCATTGTATACCGAAGTAGCCGTCAGCAAATCCGTTGGCCATAAAGTATGAACCTATTACATCATTGCCTTCCGGAATGGTAATTTCATTATAAAACCAGACAATGTCGGAAGCTGTAGCAGGGATCTCATATCTTAGGTGTACAGATGGTCCGCGCCGGCCGAAATAGAAATCATCCTTTACAAAATATACTTTGCCTTCAGTTGCCTGGCCGCTTATGATGAAATCTGTGATCTCTGCAAATGCAGATCCCTGCTTGCTGATGCCCTGCAATTCAATCCAGTGGTATCCGGATTTGTCTATCCTGAAAGTGCCGACAGGAATTGTATCAAATGTTACATTCTTAATCTGAATTGATTTTATTTCACTGCCAAACCTTGCCTCAATCCCTGATGTTCCTGATGTCACCCTGGCACGTATCGAAATGCTTATCTCACCAGTCTGTTCAGTCCGGAAGTATGTCCTTATCCTTGCATTCCCGTCGTTCCAGCCGGTTATACCTTTGCCGGTTATAACATCTCCGCTTTTTGCCAGGTCATTTATTACCCAGCTGTTCCCGGCAGCAGGTATGGCAATTGCTTTGGTTTTATAAAGTGGTGATTCGCAGCCGTACGATGCAGTTGTTAAACACAGTAAAACACAGATATTAAAGTATATAGCGAATAGCCTCATTGTTAATTTTATTTAATTGGTCTATGGTAAAAATACAATAATATTCGAATTCATGGGATGAATTACATTTACGATTATAAGAGCTCGGAAATCAATGCATTTTAACAGAGAGGAAAATGATAATTCACGTGTATCCACTCCCAAACCAATCTCCGTCAACCTAAGTTTCGGGGATGAATGAGAAGCTTTGTAAAAAGGTTTCCCCTCCTTTTGAAGGAGGGGTGGCCGCAGTAAAATGCTTGTTTGTTTTTGCAAAGCTAATTTGCGGCTGGGGTGGTTGATTATTTATTCCTGTTTTCATCTTTTAGTATTCTGTGATATGCCCTTAGAATCAACCACCCCGGCCGGGATCAGCATTTGTGTGATTATTAAAAATTGGTCCGGCCACCCCTCCTTCAAAAGGAGGGGAAATTTATCCGGCATATTTTCAATACTTTATATTCTGTTGTGGCCTAGACTCTATCCCCTTTTCCATTCTTTCAGAGCCGGCTGGTCCGAAATTACAACCAAGCCCTTCGTGTCCTTTGTGTCCTTTGTGTCCTTTGTGAAATACCTTAGTGCCCTTTGTGGTAAATGGATTTATATTTCCTAATTTAGAAAAGTAAAATCCGTCATGAGATTTCAATATGCTTTACCCTTTCAATAATATGAAAAACTTCAACTTAGCCACAAAACCCATAAGGAATATCCTTTTGTTTGCAACCCAGATATTCATTGCCGCCAACCTGCTGCAATCCTGCACTGACGGAAAAACAAACTTTTCCGCCGGAAATCTGAAGTGCGAATATCTTATCAATCCGCTTGGAATCGATTCACCTAACCCAAGATTAACCTGGCAGATGACTGATGACCGGCAGGGGACTTTTCAGTACGCATATCAGATTCTTGTCTCTTCTGACGCCGCTGATATGAGCCGACTAAATGGAACCGTCTGGAATTCCGGGAAAATAAAATCCGCAAAGAATCTTGTATCATACCAGGGTAATCCCCTGAAGCCCTTTACAAGGTATTACTGGAGAGTGATTCTTTGGGACCAGAAAGGCAGGAAGTCTGTTGCTTCAAAAACCGCCTTCTTCGAAACAGGAATGATAGATAAAATGAACTGGAAAGGTTCCTGGATAAGCGATTCACGTGACGAGAAAATCAAACCTGCTCCCTACTTCCGTAAAAGTTTTAATGTAACAAAAAAGATAGTCTCTGCCAGGCAGTACATTGCTGTTGCCGGATTATATGAACTCTATATTAATGGTAATAAGATCGGTAACCATGTGCTCGATCCTGCATATACGCGTTTCGACCGGCGGACTCTCTACCTTACTCATGATGTCACTTCTTATCTGCAACAGGGTGAGAATGTTATAGGGGTGATCCTGGGTAATGGCTGGTACAATCACCAGTCTACGGCTGTCTGGTATTTCGATGAAGCCCCGTGGCGTTCACGTCCTAAGTTCTGCACCGATCTGAGAATTACTTATGATGATGGTTCCACAGAGACCATCACTAGCGGGACCGACTGGAAAACCTCCCTGGGTCCAATAATATTTAACAGCATTTACACTGCTGAACACTACGATGCGCGTCTAGAACAGCCGGGCTGGGACAAAACCGGTTTTAATGATTCCAAATGGGCCAGACCAATCCTGGTTGCGGCACCTTCTTCAAATATTGTCTCTCAGGTTATGCAGCCGATCCGTCAGGTTGAAGAAATACCTGCCGCCTCGGTAAACATGATCAATAAGCTTACAGCTGTTTACGACCTTGGACGCAATATTGCCGGGGTATCGAAATTAAAGGTAAGCGGTCCGGGAGGAACTGTTATCAGGCTGAAACATTCCGAGCGTCTTTATCCCGATGGACGTGCAGACCAGTCGAACATCGATGTGCACTACCGTCCAACCGACGATAAAGATCCTTTCCAGACAGATATATTTATTCTGAAAGGAGAGGGGGAGGAGACATTCATGGCACGCTTCGGGTATAAGGGATTTCAGTATGTCGAAGTTACTTCTGATAAGCCTTTAAACCTTACAAAAGAGAGTCTTACAGGATACTTTATGCATAGTGATGTGCCTGTTTCAGGTTCAATAGAGTCTTCAAATCCTGTTATTGATAAGATCTGGAGAGCTACTAATAATTCATACCTGTCGAACCTGTATGCTTATCCGACCGATTGTCCGCAGCGCGAAAAGAACGGATGGACCGGGGATGCGCATATCGCGAGTGAGACCGGATTGTATAACTTCGACGGGATAACGGTATATGAGAAATGGCTTGCCGACCATGACGATGAACAGCAACCTAACGGAGTACTTCCTGCCATAATCCCGACAAGCGGCTGGGGCTACCACTGGGCTAACGGTCCCGACTGGACCAGCACTATAGCAATAATACCCTGGAACATTTACCTCTTCTATGGCGATTCATATCTTCTGGAGAAGTATTATGATAATATCAAAAGGTATGTCGATCATATAACAGAGATTAGTCCGGAAGGCCTGACTGACTGGGGACTTGGAGACTGGATCCCGATAAAATCAAGAGCATCCAGAGAATTGACCTCCTCTGTTTATTATTATGCTGATGCAGTCATATTAGCTAAGGCAGCAAAACTTCTGGGAAAAAATGAAGATCTGGCCAAATATGATTCACTCTCATTTAAGATCAGAAATGCTATCAATAACAAATTTCTCGATACAGATAAGGGAGTTTATGCCAGCGGATTACAGACAGAGTTGAGCTCACCTCTTTTCTGGGGCGTCGTTCCTGACGATTTGAAGCAGAAGGTAGCCGACAGGCTTGCTGAGAAAGTTAAGGAGGATGGAAACAAGCTTGATGTTGGTCTGCTTGGTACCAAAACTATTCTGA
Proteins encoded in this region:
- a CDS encoding DUF4982 domain-containing protein, which encodes MKKQLLLVMMTAFVTLCFSVTLLAQDSPRSRESFNDGWKFTKYFNAFNEAAATDKEPADLQMPAVNDNGWRSLDLPHDWAIEGPFNDSLENNTGLLPWKGIGWYRKHFNISENDKDKRIYIDFDGAMAYAKVWLNGKYVGEWPYGYTSFRLDLTPYILAGKENIIAVRLDTKSWDSRWYPGAGIYRNVWLVKTSQVHISHNGLFATTPEIKKESAVLSVSAEVESHSTEAVPVTLKATVYKLDNRFDRIATPVAVSTTANATITSSKDHIFRLDIPVKQPVLWDLENPELYCVEVTVSKGSVILDRYETNFGFRTLNFTARDGFLLNGKKVEIKGVCNHHDLGALGAAFNVRAAERQIEILKEMGGNAIRTSHNPPAPELLDLCDKMGMLVQVEAFDTWKTPKKRKDYNLLFYSWHDEDLRAMVRRDRNHPSVFMYSSGNEVGDQNNPALSESLKNIIKSEDNTRPVTVGCNWDESGTNGFQKTLDVFGINYRLYRYDAFFALKDNANLPFHSSESASTVSSRGEYFFPVVQGNLNNNLPGKGVFQVSSYDLAYPAWASTPDQQWEMQDKYPGVFGEFVWTGFDYLGEPTPYSGDLTGQGPTSRRFEETKKMLDDNGVTEIPSRSSYFGILDLAGFKKDRFYLYQSKWRPEMPMAHILPHWNWPERKGQVTPVHVYTSGDEAELFLNGKSLGKKKKGQYEYRLRWDDVVYQPGELKVIAYKNGVKWAEDVMRTTEKASMLSMSADRPAVRPDGVDLIYITVRIEDKNKLLVPRSSNLVNFSIEGPGKIVAVDNGDATSHDPFQANYRKAYNGMCLVIVKADKGATGAFTVKAMSKGLKNAAVEIKLAN
- a CDS encoding DUF3472 domain-containing protein, translating into MRLFAIYFNICVLLCLTTASYGCESPLYKTKAIAIPAAGNSWVINDLAKSGDVITGKGITGWNDGNARIRTYFRTEQTGEISISIRARVTSGTSGIEARFGSEIKSIQIKNVTFDTIPVGTFRIDKSGYHWIELQGISKQGSAFAEITDFIISGQATEGKVYFVKDDFYFGRRGPSVHLRYEIPATASDIVWFYNEITIPEGNDVIGSYFMANGFADGYFGIQCNSETERRILFSVWSPYKTDNPGEIPDEYKIILLKKGADVITKEFGNEGSGGQSYRKYFWKAGNTYRFLLKGEPSVNNSTDYTAYFFAPETGKWELIASFRRPKTNNYLKSLYSFLENFMPDTGPLERKGYYSNQWIQDREGKWFELTGVKFTADATARKESRIDYSGGSENGMFFLRNCGFFSDKTNMDQIFTRPSTGKQPLIDFAGLE
- a CDS encoding family 78 glycoside hydrolase catalytic domain translates to MKNFNLATKPIRNILLFATQIFIAANLLQSCTDGKTNFSAGNLKCEYLINPLGIDSPNPRLTWQMTDDRQGTFQYAYQILVSSDAADMSRLNGTVWNSGKIKSAKNLVSYQGNPLKPFTRYYWRVILWDQKGRKSVASKTAFFETGMIDKMNWKGSWISDSRDEKIKPAPYFRKSFNVTKKIVSARQYIAVAGLYELYINGNKIGNHVLDPAYTRFDRRTLYLTHDVTSYLQQGENVIGVILGNGWYNHQSTAVWYFDEAPWRSRPKFCTDLRITYDDGSTETITSGTDWKTSLGPIIFNSIYTAEHYDARLEQPGWDKTGFNDSKWARPILVAAPSSNIVSQVMQPIRQVEEIPAASVNMINKLTAVYDLGRNIAGVSKLKVSGPGGTVIRLKHSERLYPDGRADQSNIDVHYRPTDDKDPFQTDIFILKGEGEETFMARFGYKGFQYVEVTSDKPLNLTKESLTGYFMHSDVPVSGSIESSNPVIDKIWRATNNSYLSNLYAYPTDCPQREKNGWTGDAHIASETGLYNFDGITVYEKWLADHDDEQQPNGVLPAIIPTSGWGYHWANGPDWTSTIAIIPWNIYLFYGDSYLLEKYYDNIKRYVDHITEISPEGLTDWGLGDWIPIKSRASRELTSSVYYYADAVILAKAAKLLGKNEDLAKYDSLSFKIRNAINNKFLDTDKGVYASGLQTELSSPLFWGVVPDDLKQKVADRLAEKVKEDGNKLDVGLLGTKTILNALSENGYPDLAYKLASQETFPSWGWWIVNGATTLYENWPLDTKSDISMNHIMFGEIGAWLYKSPGGIYPDEMNPGFKNVILKPCFVEGLDHFSATHNGPFGNIVSSWKRADKGIEYDVEIPANSTATIMLKGTDITLDGKKLSEHKDLKVTQDNDVHTLNLGSGKWNFVIL